Proteins found in one Borreliella valaisiana VS116 genomic segment:
- the frr gene encoding ribosome recycling factor: MEDYKAFLDEKMSKVLLSLDNEYKTLRTGRISSNIFDKIFIQYHGQRTPITQVSSIRIPEARLVVIQPWDKSILNKIEQAILNSDLSMNPSSDGSVIRIKVPALTSERRQDIVKHAKKIAEEHKISTRNIRQDLNNKVKKQEKESEITEDSLKRILDDIQKSTDIYIKKIDTILESKIQEIMEV; this comes from the coding sequence ATGGAAGATTATAAGGCTTTTCTAGATGAAAAGATGAGCAAAGTTCTTTTATCGCTTGATAATGAATATAAAACTTTAAGAACAGGTAGAATTAGTAGTAATATTTTTGATAAAATTTTTATTCAATACCATGGCCAAAGAACGCCTATAACTCAAGTGTCAAGTATTAGAATTCCTGAAGCAAGGCTTGTTGTCATTCAACCTTGGGATAAAAGTATATTGAATAAGATAGAACAAGCCATACTTAATTCTGACCTTTCTATGAACCCCTCAAGTGATGGTTCGGTTATTAGAATTAAGGTTCCAGCTTTAACTAGCGAAAGACGGCAAGATATTGTAAAGCATGCTAAAAAAATAGCGGAGGAACATAAAATTTCAACTAGAAATATACGACAGGATTTAAACAATAAGGTTAAAAAGCAAGAAAAAGAATCAGAAATAACAGAGGACAGTTTAAAAAGAATTTTAGATGATATTCAGAAATCCACAGATATTTATATTAAAAAGATAGATACGATTTTAGAATCTAAAATTCAAGAAATAATGGAAGTTTAA
- the tsf gene encoding translation elongation factor Ts has product MIISPQDVKKLREETNAGFGDCKKALSAAGGDFELAKKKLREMGIASAEKRLDRDAKEGRVFSYSNNIHAGLLLVSCETDFVALNHNFVNLGNSLIKELVENGRNSLTTSQESELKNLAATIKENIQVKKIFITEIQSNEFVKIYLHGEQSKIGVLVKLKVDDFSKTEDKILQNFAMDLALHVAAFAPIYLRSDNVCPSYIKEQEEIFAKQLEFSGKSESIVKGIVAGKVKKHLAEISLLEQSFVKNDKITVREMLEEISKAISSKVEIVEFKYLGIG; this is encoded by the coding sequence ATCATTATTAGTCCTCAAGATGTAAAAAAGCTTAGAGAAGAAACTAATGCTGGTTTTGGAGATTGTAAAAAAGCGTTGTCTGCTGCTGGTGGAGACTTTGAATTGGCTAAAAAAAAACTTAGAGAAATGGGAATTGCATCTGCCGAGAAAAGACTTGATCGAGACGCAAAAGAAGGCAGAGTATTCTCATATTCAAACAATATTCATGCTGGACTTTTACTTGTTTCTTGTGAAACAGACTTTGTTGCTTTAAATCATAATTTTGTTAATTTGGGCAATTCTTTAATTAAAGAATTAGTAGAGAACGGAAGAAATTCTTTAACTACTTCTCAAGAGTCAGAGCTTAAAAATTTAGCAGCTACGATAAAAGAAAATATTCAGGTTAAAAAAATTTTTATTACCGAAATTCAATCTAATGAATTTGTAAAAATTTATTTGCATGGTGAACAATCTAAGATAGGCGTTTTAGTTAAATTGAAAGTAGATGATTTTTCTAAAACTGAAGATAAAATTTTACAAAATTTTGCTATGGATTTGGCTTTGCATGTGGCTGCGTTTGCTCCTATTTATTTGAGAAGTGATAATGTTTGTCCAAGTTATATTAAAGAGCAAGAAGAAATATTTGCTAAACAATTAGAATTTAGTGGTAAGTCAGAAAGCATAGTCAAAGGTATAGTTGCTGGAAAAGTAAAAAAACATCTTGCTGAAATTTCTCTTCTTGAACAAAGTTTTGTAAAAAATGATAAAATCACTGTTAGGGAAATGTTGGAAGAAATTTCAAAAGCAATTTCAAGCAAGGTAGAAATAGTTGAGTTTAAGTATTTAGGAATAGGGTAG
- a CDS encoding single-stranded DNA-binding protein, with protein sequence MADINSLVLSGRLTRDSELSYTESGMAVLRFSLANNRRMKKNDEWIDYPQYFDCVIFSKRAESLNEYLKKGKQVVVSGSLKYESWQDRNTGDKKSKVNIFVDNLQMFSSGSNTFQMQDSDINSLSSYKKEDASKDVDIVDDKFSEDIPF encoded by the coding sequence ATGGCTGATATTAATTCATTAGTATTATCTGGTAGACTTACAAGAGATTCTGAGCTTTCTTATACAGAAAGTGGTATGGCTGTTCTTAGGTTTTCTTTAGCTAATAATAGAAGAATGAAGAAAAATGATGAATGGATTGATTATCCACAATATTTTGATTGTGTTATTTTTTCAAAAAGAGCCGAAAGTCTTAATGAGTATTTAAAAAAGGGTAAACAAGTTGTAGTAAGTGGATCTCTTAAATATGAAAGTTGGCAAGATAGGAATACGGGCGATAAGAAAAGTAAAGTGAATATATTTGTAGATAATTTACAAATGTTTAGTTCAGGTTCTAATACTTTTCAAATGCAAGATTCAGATATTAATAGTTTGTCAAGCTATAAAAAAGAAGATGCAAGTAAAGATGTTGATATTGTTGATGATAAATTTAGCGAAGATATACCTTTTTAA
- a CDS encoding PTS transporter subunit EIIC encodes MINFIKIINFSSLQKFSKALRVPISVLPVSCLLIGIGSVFSNSSNIVYVDKFFFQDILGLMKAIGNAILLNMPLIFSIGISIGVARIGQGTAALAGLIGYLTFNITENYFIETFSGLVEADAMSSMGRINFLGVQTLNTGIAGSLVVGLVVGYLHNKFYNIKLPKPFIFFSECHFVPVVIIMPFCVILAIFFCLIWSSFDKLIASLGIFVFRFDYLGSFLYGFLNRLLLPLGLHSILSFPFEFTSLGGVEMINGETFRGLKNIFYAQLIDPSLSKFSSGFAKISSGFYISIMFGLPGAALGVYKGIVHEDKSKVAALLFSGALTAFLTGITEPLEFLFIFTAPLLYFVHSIYSGLALLLANFFDVTIGSTFSNGFLDFFMFGILQGNSKTNWINVVPLGVIFFALYYFTFSWLYRYFDFQIFVADDPFFEGQEGKLESLGIAHLLIQGLGGFDNITKLDVCSTRLHIDVVNTELVDNNLLKEAGVLKIGFVNGKVQLFYGSNAYYIKKAIDTYSPKSLFETSVMVAVDNVKKGFKTYVDMREDKKLEKQGKLGKTYKLSESEED; translated from the coding sequence ATGATTAATTTTATTAAAATAATTAACTTTTCAAGTTTGCAAAAATTTTCTAAAGCACTACGAGTGCCTATTTCTGTTTTACCAGTTTCATGTTTATTGATTGGTATTGGATCTGTATTTTCAAATTCTTCTAATATTGTTTATGTTGATAAATTTTTTTTTCAAGATATTTTAGGCCTAATGAAGGCTATAGGCAATGCTATTCTTCTCAATATGCCTTTAATTTTTTCTATTGGAATTTCTATTGGGGTTGCAAGAATAGGACAAGGAACAGCTGCTTTAGCAGGCCTTATTGGTTATTTGACATTTAATATTACTGAAAATTATTTTATTGAGACTTTCTCAGGGCTTGTTGAAGCAGATGCAATGTCTTCTATGGGGCGCATAAATTTTTTGGGCGTTCAAACTTTAAATACGGGAATTGCAGGATCTTTAGTGGTAGGTCTTGTAGTTGGTTATTTGCATAACAAATTTTATAACATAAAGCTTCCAAAGCCTTTTATTTTTTTTTCAGAGTGCCATTTTGTGCCTGTAGTAATAATTATGCCTTTTTGCGTTATTTTGGCTATATTTTTTTGTTTGATTTGGTCAAGTTTTGACAAATTAATTGCATCTTTAGGTATTTTTGTTTTTAGATTTGATTATTTAGGCAGTTTTCTTTATGGATTTTTAAATAGGCTGTTATTGCCTTTGGGATTGCATTCTATTTTATCTTTTCCCTTTGAATTTACTTCTTTAGGGGGAGTGGAAATGATTAATGGTGAGACATTTAGAGGTCTTAAGAATATATTTTACGCTCAGTTGATAGACCCATCACTTAGTAAATTTTCATCAGGCTTTGCTAAGATTAGTAGTGGATTTTATATCTCTATTATGTTTGGACTGCCTGGAGCGGCGTTAGGAGTTTACAAGGGAATTGTTCATGAAGATAAAAGTAAGGTTGCAGCTCTTCTTTTTTCTGGAGCTTTGACAGCTTTTTTGACAGGAATAACTGAACCTTTAGAATTTTTATTTATTTTCACAGCGCCATTACTTTATTTTGTTCATTCCATTTATTCGGGACTTGCATTGTTGCTTGCTAATTTTTTTGATGTTACGATTGGCAGTACTTTTTCTAATGGGTTTTTAGATTTTTTTATGTTTGGAATACTTCAAGGGAATTCTAAGACAAATTGGATTAATGTTGTGCCTTTAGGAGTAATCTTTTTTGCCCTTTATTATTTTACTTTTAGTTGGCTTTATAGATATTTTGATTTTCAGATATTTGTTGCAGACGATCCATTTTTTGAAGGTCAAGAAGGCAAGCTAGAGAGCCTTGGGATTGCGCATCTTTTAATTCAAGGTCTTGGCGGATTTGATAATATTACAAAGCTTGATGTTTGTTCTACAAGGTTGCATATAGATGTTGTTAATACTGAGCTTGTTGATAATAATTTACTTAAAGAGGCCGGGGTTTTAAAGATAGGGTTTGTTAATGGCAAGGTGCAGCTTTTTTATGGTTCTAATGCATATTATATTAAAAAGGCTATTGATACCTATTCTCCAAAAAGTCTTTTTGAGACTAGTGTTATGGTTGCGGTTGATAATGTAAAAAAGGGCTTTAAGACTTATGTTGATATGAGAGAAGACAAAAAACTTGAGAAGCAAGGCAAGTTGGGAAAAACCTATAAGCTTAGCGAATCAGAAGAAGATTAA
- the rpsF gene encoding 30S ribosomal protein S6, translating into MIKRYEACFLFKSEEIEYKGSLEEVKKSLEFFGATDIVSNFIGERALEYPIKKQARGRYEIIEFSMEGNNLKELESRLKLIKNLLRYMILVKIVRKINTKKIKRRNFREFRDNIDKDKDSLKGGSKIETPTDSENSDIQGK; encoded by the coding sequence ATGATTAAAAGATATGAGGCATGTTTTTTGTTTAAAAGTGAAGAAATTGAGTATAAAGGTTCTTTAGAAGAGGTTAAAAAATCTTTAGAATTTTTTGGTGCAACTGATATTGTTAGTAATTTTATTGGGGAGAGAGCCTTAGAATATCCTATCAAAAAGCAAGCTAGAGGTCGTTACGAAATAATAGAATTTAGTATGGAAGGTAATAATTTAAAAGAACTTGAATCAAGGCTTAAGTTAATTAAAAATTTGCTTAGGTATATGATTTTGGTCAAAATAGTTAGAAAAATCAATACTAAAAAAATTAAAAGAAGAAATTTTAGGGAATTTAGAGACAATATTGACAAAGACAAAGACAGTCTTAAAGGTGGTTCTAAAATTGAAACACCAACAGACTCTGAAAACTCAGATATTCAGGGAAAATAA
- the dnaB gene encoding replicative DNA helicase has protein sequence MALAAFSNSALLFNDGAEKAVISSIFYNSDKLEQIAFHVRADDFYNETHKLIFKAMVSLYEKRENIDPITVFEEVSKNIPKTQLLVKKDLINLPDYLDSLSVYLPTDRTINVYAKIVKEQSVRRSILNVSKELNDYINDSTKTINEIVEESQQKILSIELDYSSKNLYHAKVIAERVHNEIYERSMKKKEANFGIPSGFKKVDSLIGGFRNSDFIIVGARPSIGKTAFALNIASAIALRKEGKKKVGFFSLEMTADALIKRIISSQSCIDSFKVQNSILSGQEIKSLNDIVNEISDSELYIEDTPNISLLTLATQARKLKRFYSIDIIFVDYISLISFETKNLPRHEQVASISKSLKELARELEIPIVALSQLTRDTEGREPNLASLRESGALEQDADIVILLHRDKDFKFESSTEIEPIETKVIVAKHRNGPTGRADILFLPHITKFVNKDHHY, from the coding sequence GTGGCTTTAGCAGCTTTTTCGAATTCTGCACTTCTTTTTAATGATGGTGCAGAAAAAGCGGTAATTTCTAGTATATTTTATAATTCAGATAAATTAGAGCAAATTGCTTTTCATGTGAGAGCTGATGATTTTTACAATGAGACCCACAAGTTGATTTTCAAAGCAATGGTTTCGCTTTATGAAAAAAGAGAAAATATTGACCCTATTACTGTTTTTGAAGAAGTGTCTAAGAACATCCCAAAAACACAGCTTTTGGTTAAAAAAGATTTAATTAATTTGCCAGATTATTTAGATTCACTTTCAGTTTATTTGCCAACAGATAGAACTATAAATGTTTATGCAAAAATTGTAAAAGAACAGAGTGTTCGTAGAAGCATTTTAAATGTTTCTAAAGAACTTAATGATTATATCAATGATTCTACGAAAACTATTAATGAGATTGTTGAAGAATCTCAACAAAAGATTCTTTCAATTGAGTTGGATTATTCTAGTAAAAACCTCTATCATGCTAAAGTTATTGCAGAACGTGTTCATAATGAGATATATGAACGTAGTATGAAAAAAAAGGAAGCAAATTTTGGCATTCCAAGTGGATTTAAAAAGGTCGACTCTCTTATTGGAGGTTTTAGAAATAGCGATTTTATTATAGTTGGTGCTCGCCCTAGTATTGGTAAAACGGCATTTGCTTTAAATATTGCGTCTGCTATAGCATTGAGAAAAGAAGGAAAGAAAAAAGTAGGATTTTTTTCGCTTGAAATGACAGCGGATGCTTTAATAAAAAGAATAATATCGTCTCAATCTTGTATTGATAGCTTTAAAGTTCAAAATAGTATTTTATCTGGACAAGAAATAAAATCATTAAATGATATTGTAAATGAGATTAGTGATTCTGAGCTTTATATTGAAGATACTCCAAATATTAGTTTACTAACTTTAGCAACTCAAGCTAGAAAGCTTAAGCGATTTTATAGTATAGATATAATATTTGTTGATTATATCAGTCTGATTTCTTTTGAAACAAAAAATCTTCCAAGGCATGAACAAGTTGCTTCGATTAGTAAATCTCTCAAAGAGCTTGCTAGAGAGCTTGAAATTCCTATTGTTGCATTATCTCAGCTTACAAGAGATACAGAGGGGCGTGAACCTAATCTTGCTAGTCTAAGGGAATCGGGAGCATTAGAGCAAGATGCTGATATTGTAATTTTACTTCATAGAGATAAAGATTTTAAATTTGAGTCTTCTACTGAGATAGAACCAATAGAAACTAAGGTTATTGTAGCAAAACATAGAAATGGTCCTACAGGTAGGGCAGATATATTATTTTTACCGCACATTACTAAGTTTGTTAACAAAGACCACCATTATTGA
- the rplI gene encoding 50S ribosomal protein L9: protein MKVILKEDFINLGREGDTVEVKDGFARNYLLPKGFAVFSNKHNVEIFNQKRRSILKKQEAKKQVANDLKSKLDLVKLEFFMKSNDSGKLFHSINSLNIADELFKLGFDIERKKIDIHHGTLKTFGTYDVTIKLYEGISSIIKVEIKKEKKQEDKKSLNKKLNKVDE from the coding sequence ATGAAAGTTATATTAAAGGAAGATTTTATTAACCTTGGAAGAGAGGGAGATACCGTAGAAGTAAAAGATGGATTTGCAAGAAATTATTTACTACCCAAAGGTTTTGCAGTTTTTTCAAATAAACATAATGTTGAAATTTTTAATCAAAAAAGAAGGTCAATATTAAAAAAGCAAGAGGCAAAAAAACAAGTTGCCAATGATCTGAAATCTAAGCTTGATCTTGTTAAATTAGAATTTTTTATGAAATCTAATGATTCTGGCAAATTGTTTCATAGCATTAACAGTTTGAATATTGCTGATGAACTTTTTAAACTTGGTTTTGATATAGAGAGAAAAAAAATAGATATACATCATGGAACTTTAAAGACTTTTGGAACTTATGATGTGACAATTAAGCTTTATGAAGGCATTAGTTCTATTATTAAAGTAGAGATAAAAAAAGAAAAAAAACAAGAGGATAAAAAGTCTTTAAATAAAAAGTTAAATAAGGTAGATGAGTAA
- the rpsB gene encoding 30S ribosomal protein S2, with protein MAIITMKSLLEAGVHFGHQVKRLDPRMKRFIFSERNEIHILDLQKTLQGIKDSYELVQRVIKDGKKVLFIGTKKQASEIIEQEARRSDMPYVNNRWLGGMLSNFNTIRKSVQKLKKLEKMEVDGTFDMISKKEISQLNREKLKLAKNLTGIKDMETLPGAIFIIDPKREQIAINEARKLKIPIISVVDTNCNPDVIDCPIPGNDDAIRSVALFTKIISDAILESDKEVGIQIIENLNEEDLMKEIEIKNDKSDSIEEGESNL; from the coding sequence TTGGCAATTATTACGATGAAGAGCTTATTGGAAGCTGGGGTACATTTTGGTCATCAGGTAAAAAGGCTTGATCCTAGAATGAAAAGATTTATTTTTTCTGAGAGAAATGAAATACATATATTAGATCTTCAAAAAACTTTACAGGGGATTAAAGATTCTTATGAGCTTGTTCAAAGGGTGATAAAGGATGGTAAAAAGGTACTTTTTATTGGGACCAAAAAGCAAGCTAGTGAGATAATTGAACAAGAAGCAAGAAGAAGTGATATGCCATATGTTAACAATAGATGGCTTGGGGGTATGCTTTCTAATTTTAATACAATTAGAAAATCTGTTCAAAAATTAAAAAAGCTAGAAAAGATGGAAGTTGATGGAACTTTTGATATGATAAGTAAGAAAGAGATTTCACAACTCAATCGTGAAAAATTAAAATTAGCTAAAAATTTAACAGGTATCAAAGACATGGAGACACTTCCAGGTGCTATTTTTATCATTGATCCTAAGCGAGAACAAATAGCTATTAATGAGGCTAGAAAATTAAAAATTCCTATTATTTCTGTGGTTGATACAAATTGTAATCCGGATGTTATTGATTGCCCAATTCCCGGCAATGATGATGCTATTCGTTCTGTTGCTTTGTTTACCAAAATAATATCTGATGCTATTTTAGAAAGTGATAAAGAGGTCGGTATTCAAATAATTGAAAATTTGAATGAAGAAGATTTGATGAAAGAAATTGAAATTAAAAATGATAAAAGTGATTCTATTGAAGAGGGAGAGAGTAATTTATGA
- the trhA gene encoding PAQR family membrane homeostasis protein TrhA, whose product MLTETKLKNYSLSDVNTSKIPKNELFSSISHLFGIILSIIGTTILITISALKKKDLHILVFFIYGFSTTLLYAMSTLYHIFPKGSKIKKIFRKFDHISIFILIAGTYTPACAILVPNKSGLIILCIVWGLAIIGIIFKAIFTNSPGWFNGSIFIIMGWIILFKIKPIYKALNGKGFFWLVFGGIVYTIGGIVYILSKKFNPKINMKMHDVFHILIIIGSVSHFWLMLKYISNFN is encoded by the coding sequence GTGCTTACAGAAACCAAACTTAAAAATTACTCATTAAGTGATGTTAACACAAGTAAAATACCAAAAAATGAACTTTTTAGTTCTATATCCCACCTTTTTGGAATTATTTTGTCTATAATTGGAACAACAATTCTTATTACAATATCCGCTCTTAAGAAAAAAGATTTACATATACTTGTATTCTTTATTTATGGATTTTCAACAACTCTATTATATGCAATGAGCACTCTTTACCACATATTTCCGAAAGGAAGCAAGATAAAAAAAATATTTAGAAAATTTGATCATATTTCAATATTTATTCTAATAGCAGGAACATATACTCCTGCATGCGCAATTCTTGTACCAAACAAATCAGGACTAATAATCTTATGTATAGTATGGGGTCTAGCTATAATAGGAATCATTTTTAAAGCAATATTTACAAATAGCCCTGGGTGGTTTAATGGATCTATATTTATAATCATGGGATGGATCATACTTTTTAAAATTAAACCCATTTATAAGGCTCTTAATGGAAAAGGATTTTTTTGGCTAGTTTTTGGTGGAATCGTATATACAATAGGCGGAATAGTATACATTTTAAGTAAAAAATTTAACCCAAAAATCAACATGAAAATGCATGATGTATTTCATATATTGATAATAATAGGATCAGTATCTCACTTTTGGCTCATGCTAAAATATATTTCTAATTTTAATTAA
- the rseP gene encoding RIP metalloprotease RseP, whose protein sequence is MYILFSVLALSFIIFIHELGHFLFAKLFKVKVEAFSVGIGPSILKFKINNTEYRLSPILLGGYCKLKGFDHLEKELKANKELEADKDSLFGISHFKKILIYFAGPLFNLIFSFIVFIFISMMGVTYFDHPSKINILNKNSFLKDKFRDGDVILKVNNKKIEYFSDLKNIIPEERSTVTFDVLREKENISFEKTVNLQDFLKEIGPWIDLVVADVVLNSPAEIAGMKSGDQIISIDNIFLKNKRDLDDLLKNLNSDVVEIKFARNGEIFSSKLVFQDKNKIIGIYFSPPLKRIIKVENVSSAVKNSFFKVVNALQDILYSIFLLITNFLNTSKSVSGPVGIVNILSSSYSLGILYWINSISFLSLILAGMNLFFILIPVFDGGQIFITFIELLRGKRFKAKTIYSFYSFGIFLALFLFGLGLFNDLKGLLHIFN, encoded by the coding sequence ATGTATATTCTTTTTAGTGTACTTGCTCTTAGTTTTATAATATTTATTCATGAGCTGGGGCACTTTTTATTTGCTAAACTTTTTAAAGTTAAGGTTGAAGCTTTTTCTGTGGGCATAGGTCCTAGCATATTAAAGTTTAAAATTAATAATACTGAGTATAGACTTTCACCGATCCTTTTAGGAGGATATTGCAAACTTAAAGGATTTGATCACTTAGAAAAAGAACTTAAGGCAAATAAAGAATTAGAAGCAGATAAAGATTCTTTGTTTGGAATTTCGCATTTTAAAAAAATTTTAATATATTTTGCAGGCCCTTTGTTTAATTTGATCTTTTCATTTATTGTTTTCATTTTTATAAGCATGATGGGTGTTACATATTTCGATCATCCTTCAAAGATTAATATTTTAAATAAAAATTCTTTTTTGAAAGATAAATTTAGAGATGGCGATGTCATATTAAAGGTTAATAATAAAAAAATTGAATATTTTTCTGATTTGAAAAATATTATTCCGGAGGAAAGATCCACAGTTACATTTGATGTTTTAAGGGAAAAAGAAAATATTTCTTTTGAAAAGACTGTTAATTTGCAAGATTTTTTAAAAGAAATTGGCCCTTGGATTGACCTTGTGGTAGCAGATGTAGTTTTAAATTCTCCTGCTGAGATTGCGGGAATGAAATCGGGTGACCAAATAATTAGCATTGATAATATTTTTTTGAAAAATAAGAGAGATTTAGATGATTTGCTTAAGAATTTAAATTCGGATGTTGTGGAGATTAAGTTTGCTAGGAATGGAGAAATTTTTTCTTCAAAATTAGTATTTCAGGATAAAAATAAAATTATCGGCATATATTTTTCACCACCTTTAAAAAGGATAATTAAAGTAGAGAATGTTTCAAGTGCTGTTAAAAATTCTTTTTTTAAGGTTGTAAATGCTTTGCAAGATATTTTATATTCTATTTTTTTATTGATAACAAATTTTTTAAATACTTCTAAGAGTGTATCAGGCCCTGTTGGAATTGTAAACATTCTCTCTTCATCATATTCTTTAGGGATATTGTATTGGATTAATAGTATTTCTTTTTTAAGCTTGATTCTTGCTGGTATGAATCTGTTTTTTATTTTAATACCTGTTTTTGATGGAGGACAAATTTTTATAACCTTTATTGAACTTTTACGTGGAAAAAGATTTAAGGCCAAAACCATTTATTCTTTTTATAGCTTTGGTATTTTTTTGGCGCTGTTTCTTTTTGGCTTAGGCCTTTTTAACGATTTGAAGGGTCTTTTACATATATTTAATTAA
- the uppS gene encoding polyprenyl diphosphate synthase, whose protein sequence is MNKNSLPRHVGIIMDGNRRWALGKGLSFLEGYKEGLKRAKEIVKHSLKVGIKYLSFYVFSTENWKRNDCEIEKLMFLIASYLRAEFNFYKKNGIKIIVSGDIDSLSEEVKSSIKDSTSFSKNFNNLILNLAINYGGRNEILRAIKKFVSSDFDLESLDENTFSNFLDNPELPDLDLLIRTGGNIRISNFFLWRIAYSELIFSNVLWPEYYGNEYSKDLECFQFRIRNFGR, encoded by the coding sequence GTGAATAAAAATTCTCTTCCAAGGCACGTTGGAATCATCATGGATGGCAATAGAAGGTGGGCTTTAGGTAAGGGATTGTCTTTTTTGGAAGGTTATAAAGAAGGTCTTAAAAGAGCAAAAGAAATAGTTAAACATTCTTTAAAGGTAGGTATCAAATATTTATCCTTTTATGTATTTTCTACTGAAAATTGGAAAAGAAATGATTGTGAAATAGAAAAGTTAATGTTTTTAATTGCTAGCTATTTGAGAGCCGAATTTAATTTTTACAAAAAAAATGGGATAAAAATAATAGTTTCAGGAGATATTGATTCTTTAAGTGAAGAAGTAAAAAGTTCTATAAAAGATTCTACTAGTTTTTCTAAAAATTTTAACAACCTTATTTTAAATTTAGCAATTAATTATGGGGGTCGCAATGAAATACTTAGAGCTATTAAAAAATTTGTTTCAAGCGATTTTGATTTAGAGTCTTTAGATGAAAATACTTTTTCCAATTTTTTGGATAATCCAGAACTGCCCGATCTTGATCTTTTAATACGTACAGGTGGAAATATTAGAATAAGTAATTTTTTCTTATGGAGGATCGCTTATTCTGAATTAATTTTTTCAAATGTTTTGTGGCCTGAATATTATGGCAATGAGTATAGTAAAGATTTGGAATGTTTTCAATTTAGAATAAGAAATTTTGGGAGATGA
- the rpsR gene encoding 30S ribosomal protein S18, producing MYKDRDVNQRDSRFENQQDGFKKNSNFRFFKRKSCKFCDSGKHPDYKDFDFLKKFITEQGKILPKRITGTSAKHQRRLALEIKRARYMALLPFVKK from the coding sequence ATGTATAAAGATAGAGATGTAAATCAAAGAGATTCAAGATTTGAAAATCAGCAAGATGGTTTCAAAAAAAATTCAAATTTTAGATTTTTTAAGAGAAAGTCATGTAAATTTTGTGATTCTGGCAAGCATCCTGATTATAAAGATTTTGATTTTCTTAAAAAGTTTATTACCGAGCAAGGTAAAATTTTACCTAAAAGAATTACTGGAACTTCTGCTAAGCATCAAAGACGTTTGGCATTAGAAATTAAGCGGGCAAGATATATGGCCTTGTTGCCTTTTGTAAAAAAATAG
- a CDS encoding phosphatidate cytidylyltransferase, protein MGDDLLSKVTRFTFFARLGTFLFFVPLILFLIFLDFKNYLFLNVLIFIFSGFAAKEVNDLLRFKSSGLSGILSFFLGIVPPILTYIHFNVFYLGMNVVYYLVIALVFSNWIVNLVFIKEHEIGNFLSQATSILFILIYPGVLMSFIVSITTLPKAPFLMLILFAMVSGNDTFAYLFGYFLGKNSYRPTIISPNKTLMGFFGGILFSVFTAIFAVVFRLINLSYGESIILGILIGVFTIIGDLFESGLKRSAGVKDSGKIIPGRGGALDSIDSFLLTGPIFYLYLS, encoded by the coding sequence TTGGGAGATGATTTATTGAGTAAGGTTACTAGATTCACTTTTTTTGCAAGGTTGGGAACATTTTTATTTTTTGTTCCTTTAATTTTATTTTTAATATTTTTAGATTTTAAAAATTATTTATTTCTTAATGTTTTAATTTTTATATTTAGTGGTTTTGCTGCAAAAGAAGTTAATGATTTATTAAGATTTAAATCGTCAGGACTTTCAGGCATATTATCTTTTTTTTTAGGGATTGTGCCCCCAATTTTAACGTATATTCATTTTAATGTTTTTTATTTAGGCATGAATGTGGTATATTACTTGGTTATAGCATTAGTGTTTAGTAATTGGATTGTTAATTTGGTTTTTATCAAAGAACATGAGATTGGAAATTTTTTGTCTCAAGCAACGTCAATACTTTTTATACTTATATATCCCGGTGTATTAATGTCTTTTATAGTTTCTATTACAACTTTGCCCAAGGCCCCATTTTTAATGTTAATACTTTTTGCTATGGTAAGTGGAAACGATACTTTTGCATATCTTTTTGGATATTTTTTGGGTAAAAACAGCTATCGTCCCACTATTATTAGTCCAAATAAAACATTAATGGGTTTTTTTGGGGGTATTTTGTTTTCTGTGTTTACTGCTATATTTGCGGTAGTTTTTAGATTAATAAATTTAAGCTATGGAGAATCTATTATTTTGGGCATTTTGATTGGAGTTTTCACCATTATTGGTGATTTATTTGAATCTGGATTAAAACGAAGTGCTGGAGTAAAAGATTCTGGAAAAATCATTCCTGGTAGAGGTGGGGCTCTTGACTCGATTGACTCTTTTCTTTTGACGGGTCCCATATTTTATTTATACTTATCTTAG